Proteins encoded together in one candidate division WOR-3 bacterium window:
- a CDS encoding integration host factor subunit beta — protein MTITKADIVETISRQMAPNITKRDVGRIVQLFIEELCRALQEGNRVEIRGFGVLSTKLRKPKVARNPRTKATVNIPPRRVPVFKASRLLKASLMKGGVQ, from the coding sequence ATGACGATAACTAAAGCCGACATTGTTGAGACCATCTCCCGTCAGATGGCACCAAACATTACCAAGCGCGATGTGGGTAGAATTGTCCAGTTGTTTATTGAAGAGTTGTGTCGCGCCCTTCAGGAGGGTAACCGGGTAGAAATCAGAGGGTTTGGCGTCCTGTCAACCAAATTGCGCAAGCCCAAGGTTGCCCGGAATCCGCGGACAAAGGCGACGGTGAACATTCCACCCCGGCGCGTACCGGTATTCAAAGCCTCGCGTCTTTTGAAGGCAAGTTTGATGAAAGGTGGAGTGCAATAA
- a CDS encoding zinc ribbon domain-containing protein — protein sequence MPIREFCCGSCGKVFEELLWNEEEEKGLVCPNCGGKKISKVFSVFGVAGAEKKVQSASKSCSSCSSHNCSSCS from the coding sequence ATGCCAATTAGAGAGTTTTGTTGCGGCTCCTGTGGTAAGGTATTTGAGGAGCTGTTATGGAATGAGGAAGAGGAGAAAGGTTTAGTGTGCCCTAACTGTGGGGGCAAAAAGATTTCCAAGGTTTTTTCCGTATTCGGTGTTGCCGGTGCGGAAAAGAAGGTTCAGTCTGCGAGTAAGAGCTGCAGTAGTTGCAGTTCTCACAATTGCAGTAGTTGCTCATAG
- a CDS encoding bifunctional folylpolyglutamate synthase/dihydrofolate synthase, which produces MTYKTARAFLDSLINYEKKVLVRNEFKLDNIRRLLEIAGNPQSRIENVILIAGTKGKGSVAYMIEAGLRGCGLQTGLFVSPHVVSVRERIQLNGEMVTKKVFARLIEKFQPLLKRQRVSYFELLTAMAFDFFARTRVDYAVIEVGLGGRLDATNLSEPALSVITRIGYDHIRVLGGTLRKIAREKAGIMRTGKPVVIGSQFNEARQELEIQARKVGAKPFWVDERSRVWDESVAYPGVSFSCWTELGGGRVNLNLLGRHQIENCRTALTALGILAKTDNRIRFEPVAQGLSQVKIPARCQVVRANPILIVDSCHNPESGAALAGVIREYLKDKVVLIYGSLRGKLVKKTVAPLAPYTDTAILVAPNSPRAMSPVVLKGLFRRLGVLAEAAPDLKAALKRAEELSAGRLPIVVAGSFYLAGEVLTLLSRGRVAKRIA; this is translated from the coding sequence ATGACCTATAAAACGGCACGGGCGTTTCTTGACTCGCTAATAAATTACGAAAAGAAAGTTTTGGTCCGGAACGAGTTTAAACTTGATAACATCCGGCGTCTGCTTGAGATTGCCGGGAATCCGCAAAGCCGAATTGAGAATGTAATTCTTATTGCCGGAACCAAAGGCAAGGGTTCGGTGGCGTATATGATTGAGGCGGGTTTGCGGGGTTGCGGGCTCCAGACCGGGTTATTTGTTTCTCCCCATGTTGTCTCGGTTCGGGAACGGATTCAACTGAATGGAGAAATGGTAACGAAAAAGGTTTTTGCCCGTTTAATAGAAAAATTTCAACCGCTGCTCAAACGTCAGCGGGTAAGTTATTTTGAACTGCTTACCGCAATGGCGTTCGATTTTTTTGCCCGCACCCGGGTTGATTATGCGGTAATTGAGGTTGGGCTGGGGGGTAGACTGGATGCAACCAATCTGTCGGAGCCGGCTCTGTCGGTGATTACGAGAATCGGTTATGACCATATTCGGGTACTGGGCGGTACGCTGCGGAAAATCGCCCGGGAAAAGGCGGGGATAATGCGAACCGGTAAGCCGGTGGTGATTGGGTCGCAATTTAATGAGGCGCGGCAGGAGCTGGAAATTCAAGCCCGTAAAGTGGGTGCAAAACCGTTCTGGGTTGATGAGCGGTCACGGGTCTGGGATGAGAGCGTCGCTTATCCCGGTGTCAGTTTTTCCTGCTGGACCGAACTGGGTGGGGGCAGGGTCAATCTCAATCTTTTAGGCCGGCATCAAATTGAGAACTGTCGGACAGCGCTAACCGCACTCGGGATTTTGGCAAAAACCGATAACCGGATTAGATTTGAGCCCGTGGCGCAAGGTTTGTCCCAGGTTAAAATTCCTGCCCGCTGTCAGGTTGTTCGTGCCAATCCGATCTTGATTGTTGACTCTTGTCACAATCCGGAGTCGGGCGCGGCACTTGCCGGTGTCATCCGGGAGTACCTAAAAGACAAGGTAGTATTAATTTACGGTTCGTTGCGCGGTAAACTGGTAAAAAAGACGGTAGCGCCCCTCGCACCTTACACCGATACGGCAATTTTGGTTGCCCCGAACTCACCGCGGGCGATGAGCCCGGTGGTGTTGAAAGGATTGTTTCGGCGGCTCGGGGTTCTAGCAGAGGCGGCACCGGATTTGAAGGCGGCGCTCAAACGGGCCGAGGAGCTTTCCGCCGGCAGGTTGCCGATTGTTGTTGCCGGGTCGTTTTACCTTGCCGGCGAGGTGCTAACTCTTCTAAGCCGGGGCCGGGTTGCCAAACGGATTGCTTGA
- the lpxA gene encoding acyl-ACP--UDP-N-acetylglucosamine O-acyltransferase, producing MHPSAIIGTEVMLGPRCEVGPFCRFEGKVTVGAGCRFGTGVVVGTEPMDRSYQGEESGVVIGQNNVFFEYVTVHRACGAGKMTVIGDGNYIMNYVHIAHNCRLGNNCVLTNGVQLGGYSEVADGANLGGLTGVHQFCRVGKLAMVGAHSYVNRDIPPYVLAAGRPCRVRGLNLVGLRRAGMAQEKIAILAELFRIIYRSGLNLSQALGKIERELRAGCADDEVNEFLEFCYRSKRGIELRAGPDEVSDDL from the coding sequence GTGCACCCGAGTGCCATCATTGGCACGGAAGTAATGTTGGGTCCCAGATGCGAAGTTGGACCTTTCTGCCGGTTTGAAGGTAAGGTGACGGTCGGTGCGGGTTGTCGTTTTGGTACCGGTGTAGTTGTCGGGACCGAGCCGATGGACCGTTCTTATCAGGGCGAAGAGAGCGGGGTTGTGATTGGGCAGAACAATGTGTTTTTTGAGTATGTTACGGTGCACCGCGCCTGTGGTGCGGGAAAAATGACGGTGATTGGCGACGGCAACTACATAATGAACTATGTGCACATTGCCCATAACTGCCGGTTGGGCAACAACTGCGTCCTGACCAACGGCGTGCAATTGGGCGGTTACAGTGAGGTGGCAGATGGTGCCAATCTTGGGGGATTGACCGGGGTTCATCAGTTCTGCCGCGTAGGTAAACTGGCGATGGTTGGTGCCCATTCTTATGTTAACCGTGACATCCCGCCTTATGTGCTGGCGGCAGGACGACCATGTCGGGTTCGCGGTTTAAATCTCGTGGGACTAAGACGCGCCGGAATGGCACAAGAAAAAATTGCCATCCTTGCCGAACTGTTTCGGATTATATACCGTTCCGGGCTTAACTTGAGTCAGGCACTTGGGAAAATTGAGCGTGAACTGCGTGCCGGTTGTGCTGATGATGAGGTCAACGAGTTTCTTGAGTTCTGTTACCGTTCGAAACGGGGTATAGAGTTGCGTGCCGGTCCTGATGAGGTGTCGGATGACCTATAA
- the fabZ gene encoding 3-hydroxyacyl-ACP dehydratase FabZ, translated as MAVDIDVKEYLPHREPFLFIDGVERLETDEIEAWRDVRGDEFYFQGHFPGNPILPGVLMVEAIAQAGIVLALVKEPEKKGKTTLFAGIERVRFRRVVRPGERLRIVVRLVTAKAGLYKFEGSVFVGTELACEAVVMGAVR; from the coding sequence ATGGCAGTTGATATAGATGTTAAGGAGTACCTTCCCCATCGGGAGCCATTTCTGTTTATCGATGGTGTGGAGCGGCTTGAAACGGATGAGATTGAAGCGTGGCGCGATGTTAGGGGGGATGAGTTTTACTTTCAAGGGCACTTTCCCGGTAATCCGATTCTCCCCGGGGTTTTGATGGTTGAGGCGATTGCTCAGGCGGGCATTGTGCTGGCACTGGTAAAGGAACCGGAAAAGAAAGGCAAAACCACCCTTTTTGCCGGGATTGAACGGGTGCGGTTTCGGCGCGTGGTTCGCCCTGGAGAACGGTTGCGGATTGTGGTACGACTGGTTACAGCAAAAGCCGGTTTGTACAAGTTTGAGGGCAGTGTGTTTGTCGGAACGGAGCTGGCGTGCGAGGCGGTGGTAATGGGCGCAGTCCGTTAG
- a CDS encoding UDP-3-O-acyl-N-acetylglucosamine deacetylase, producing the protein MSRFTIREDAVILGWGIVTNKPVMMKVRPGVPGSGIVFNRVIKADWKNAVARDGYTYLVNGTRRLLMVEHFLSCCFALGVTDIEVDVVGDELPLGDGSARHFVRLLQRAGLRRRGIKGRVLKLNKPVAVKSGARFIILLPGTGLRVNVFFRMKGIVPEQFFSCRVTPGSFIREVAPARTFGRVFDVRQVESHIGFKLREVNGWFFPARKRFLNEPCRHKLLDLLGDLSLLGCGLEAEVIAFNPGHRLNLILVHKLRHLLIDTLWRVSAKED; encoded by the coding sequence GTGAGCCGGTTTACCATTCGAGAAGATGCCGTGATTTTGGGCTGGGGAATAGTAACCAATAAACCGGTAATGATGAAAGTGCGGCCCGGGGTTCCGGGTTCAGGTATTGTTTTTAATCGGGTGATTAAAGCCGATTGGAAAAATGCCGTAGCAAGGGATGGTTACACTTACCTGGTAAACGGCACGAGGCGGCTGCTGATGGTTGAACATTTTCTTTCGTGTTGTTTCGCACTCGGCGTAACCGATATCGAGGTTGATGTTGTCGGTGATGAGCTCCCTTTGGGCGATGGCAGTGCCCGGCACTTTGTCCGGCTTTTACAGCGAGCGGGTTTACGGCGGCGGGGTATCAAAGGCAGGGTGTTGAAACTCAACAAACCGGTAGCGGTGAAGTCGGGCGCCCGATTTATCATCTTACTCCCCGGTACTGGATTGCGGGTGAATGTCTTTTTTAGGATGAAGGGCATTGTCCCGGAACAATTTTTTTCCTGTCGGGTGACACCAGGTAGTTTTATTCGGGAGGTTGCGCCCGCCAGGACATTCGGGCGGGTGTTTGATGTCCGACAGGTGGAAAGTCATATCGGTTTTAAATTGCGCGAGGTGAACGGCTGGTTTTTTCCGGCGCGAAAACGGTTTTTAAACGAGCCGTGCCGGCACAAACTGCTTGATTTGCTTGGTGACCTGTCGCTTCTGGGGTGCGGGCTTGAGGCGGAGGTCATCGCATTCAATCCCGGGCACAGGTTAAACCTTATTCTGGTCCATAAGTTAAGGCATTTACTAATTGACACCTTATGGCGTGTTTCGGCAAAGGAGGATTGA
- a CDS encoding UDP-3-O-(3-hydroxymyristoyl)glucosamine N-acyltransferase: MKAPGKPEEQEAEGLVKFGPGAFVWIDPGAKVADTVQLAPFVYIGPEVEIGADTMLGAGVIIWRRAKIGCRVRIGPGTVIGWDGFGYKKEGAVYQRLEHNGWVIVEDDVEIGPNVTVAQAKTGRETIIGKGTKIDAQVHIAHNVKIGKNCIIVAQSGIAGSAKIGDGVVIAGQSGIKDHIEIGANSVIYAKSAVFRSIPANAKYWGIPARPYDEMTRFWARLWRTSGRDK, encoded by the coding sequence GTGAAGGCGCCGGGAAAGCCGGAAGAGCAAGAAGCCGAAGGGTTGGTTAAATTCGGCCCGGGTGCTTTTGTCTGGATTGACCCCGGAGCCAAGGTTGCCGATACAGTACAGCTGGCACCGTTTGTTTACATCGGTCCGGAGGTGGAGATTGGTGCGGACACGATGCTCGGTGCCGGAGTAATCATCTGGCGGAGGGCGAAAATCGGATGCCGGGTAAGGATTGGTCCGGGCACGGTGATTGGCTGGGATGGGTTCGGGTACAAAAAGGAGGGTGCGGTTTATCAGCGTCTGGAGCACAACGGTTGGGTGATTGTTGAGGACGATGTTGAAATCGGTCCCAATGTTACGGTGGCACAGGCGAAAACCGGCAGAGAGACGATAATTGGCAAGGGGACAAAGATTGATGCCCAGGTCCATATCGCCCACAATGTGAAGATTGGTAAAAACTGTATCATTGTTGCCCAGAGCGGGATTGCGGGCAGCGCGAAAATAGGGGACGGGGTGGTGATTGCGGGTCAGAGCGGAATAAAGGACCATATTGAAATCGGTGCTAACAGCGTGATTTACGCTAAATCAGCGGTGTTCCGGTCGATTCCTGCCAATGCAAAGTACTGGGGAATTCCGGCACGACCTTATGATGAGATGACACGATTCTGGGCAAGGTTGTGGCGGACATCAGGAAGGGATAAGTGA
- a CDS encoding OmpH family outer membrane protein, giving the protein MKGLAPTCQEEKVLRTRHCLAVLLSIGWLLVLLPGARARGKEFKVGYVNSEMIIAQYEGARAAKKELDKEIAAYEAKAESLRQEYEQAKEEYESQQLSLSEEGKRAKMAEVESRKRRYDSYLTQVYGKNGKIEQKNRELLAPIVAQIDSAVRKVAQQEGFSLVVDADKAGIIFGDVGLDLTELVLDELNRRYAPVPATGPVKKIYVIMPIYDGNDEAQRERIGAQIRGFVNALLKSKTNVEMVPDRKVDEVVQARGYGSQQIQMDQALDVARALDADYCIFGDCSKRERQINFQLTVVDARTGVSIKSQDGTAERKEVLRERVSSVVQALYSSINP; this is encoded by the coding sequence ATGAAAGGTTTAGCGCCCACCTGTCAGGAGGAAAAGGTGTTAAGAACAAGACATTGCCTCGCGGTACTACTGTCAATAGGTTGGCTTCTGGTTTTGCTGCCGGGGGCGCGGGCGCGGGGCAAAGAGTTTAAAGTCGGTTATGTTAACTCGGAAATGATTATCGCCCAGTATGAAGGTGCCCGGGCGGCAAAGAAGGAACTGGATAAGGAGATTGCCGCCTACGAGGCAAAGGCGGAGTCGTTGCGACAGGAGTATGAGCAGGCAAAGGAGGAGTACGAGTCGCAGCAGCTTTCCCTTTCCGAGGAGGGAAAGCGGGCAAAGATGGCGGAGGTGGAAAGCCGGAAGCGCCGTTATGATAGTTACCTCACCCAGGTTTACGGCAAAAATGGCAAGATTGAGCAAAAGAATCGGGAACTGCTGGCGCCGATTGTTGCCCAGATTGATTCGGCGGTGCGAAAGGTGGCACAGCAGGAGGGGTTTTCCCTGGTTGTTGATGCGGATAAGGCGGGAATTATCTTTGGTGATGTGGGGCTGGACTTGACCGAACTGGTTCTGGACGAGTTGAATCGACGTTATGCGCCGGTACCGGCAACCGGCCCGGTCAAGAAGATATATGTGATTATGCCGATTTACGACGGAAACGATGAGGCGCAGCGGGAACGGATTGGCGCCCAGATCAGGGGATTTGTTAACGCCCTGCTTAAATCCAAAACCAATGTCGAAATGGTGCCTGACCGAAAGGTAGACGAGGTGGTGCAGGCACGAGGGTATGGGAGTCAGCAGATTCAGATGGACCAGGCGCTTGATGTTGCCCGGGCGCTGGACGCCGATTACTGTATCTTCGGTGACTGTTCCAAGCGGGAGCGGCAGATAAATTTCCAGTTGACGGTTGTTGATGCCCGCACCGGCGTATCGATTAAATCGCAGGATGGCACTGCGGAGCGAAAAGAGGTGTTGCGCGAACGGGTGAGCAGTGTGGTCCAGGCGCTTTATTCCAGTATTAACCCTTAA